The proteins below are encoded in one region of Pelagibacterium flavum:
- a CDS encoding flavin reductase family protein gives MSASASTSIDPREMRQALGQFPTGVCIVTCRGDGEDCGMTMSSFNSLSLDPPLVLFSVDKRALSLPHWEQAEGFAINILSDNQQAISNRFARAGSNKWEGTHFHRGFAEAPVLAGVAAVFECRPWATHDGGDHILFIVEVIEMRSTPDRRPLVFSKGRYAKLEQTQDVAPWPLAIHY, from the coding sequence ATGAGTGCTTCGGCATCCACAAGCATTGATCCCCGCGAAATGCGTCAGGCGCTGGGCCAATTCCCAACGGGCGTCTGTATCGTAACTTGCCGCGGTGACGGCGAAGATTGCGGGATGACGATGAGTTCGTTCAATTCCCTCTCGCTCGACCCCCCGCTCGTCTTGTTCAGCGTGGATAAACGCGCCTTAAGCCTCCCCCATTGGGAGCAGGCCGAGGGATTTGCGATCAACATCCTTTCCGACAACCAACAGGCAATTTCCAACCGATTTGCCCGTGCCGGCTCCAACAAATGGGAGGGCACCCATTTTCACAGAGGGTTTGCCGAGGCCCCCGTTCTGGCCGGCGTCGCCGCCGTCTTTGAGTGTCGTCCGTGGGCAACCCATGATGGCGGAGATCACATCCTCTTCATCGTGGAAGTGATCGAGATGCGCTCAACCCCCGACCGACGCCCCCTGGTTTTCTCCAAGGGACGCTACGCAAAGCTTGAACAAACCCAAGACGTGGCCCCTTGGCCGCTCGCAATTCACTACTGA
- a CDS encoding MarR family winged helix-turn-helix transcriptional regulator, with amino-acid sequence MEQDIQFEPTVGREDLLIAGKDDAFREMVHNLLAFSARLEQIRSRFGAFVGLSGVQYTLLISIRQLQSERGVGVRALADHLAFSPPFVTSETTKLVKLGLVTKTPNPDDQRRVHMRVSDKGTALLSQLAPVQQEVNDLLFEPVNAANYALVRQLAASLRASAEKAVLLSDYLVGTERSDQ; translated from the coding sequence ATGGAACAGGACATTCAATTCGAACCCACGGTGGGACGGGAGGACCTTTTGATTGCTGGCAAGGATGATGCGTTCCGCGAGATGGTGCACAACCTGCTGGCCTTTTCGGCCCGGCTCGAGCAAATCCGCTCCCGATTTGGAGCGTTTGTCGGCCTTTCGGGGGTCCAGTACACTCTGCTCATCAGCATCAGGCAGCTACAGTCGGAACGCGGGGTTGGCGTGCGAGCTCTCGCCGATCACCTCGCGTTTTCCCCGCCATTCGTAACCAGTGAAACGACCAAGCTCGTAAAATTGGGACTTGTGACCAAGACTCCCAATCCCGACGACCAGCGCCGTGTTCATATGCGTGTCTCGGACAAAGGCACTGCTCTTCTGTCTCAGCTGGCGCCCGTACAGCAGGAAGTCAATGATCTGCTGTTTGAACCGGTGAATGCCGCCAACTACGCCCTCGTGCGGCAACTGGCGGCCTCTCTGCGGGCGAGCGCGGAAAAGGCAGTCCTGCTCTCGGACTACCTTGTGGGCACGGAAAGGAGCGATCAATGA
- a CDS encoding 4-hydroxyphenylacetate 3-hydroxylase family protein, with protein sequence MVKTGAQHIASLNDGRSVYINGEHAGDVSVHPAFRRTVQSTGKLYDFQSRPENLDLMTYQVGENSDLRANRIWQLPRSYGELVERRKALVAWTEIHGGFLGRAPDHVASCISGMYMGIDVFESYDSNRAKALAEYYRYARDNELYLTYVIINPQADRSKAANEQQDPFLTAGVVDQDAEGLTIRGAKMLATGGIMANEVFVTCIQPLREGEEPYAVSFAIPMNAKGLKILSRRSYEQAATSVYDYPLASRFDENDAVLYFDDVKVPWDRVFVNQDTAMCMKQFMATPAHVYQNYQAQIRLMVKMRFLVGIARKIADTNGIINFPPVKETLGKLAAQNNLVDSLVHAMEIKGQSRNGYFIPDTHTLYSAQVLTQELYGQVITTLRELAGGGLIMLPSSVEDFANPELRELIGKTQQSPTSSSEGRVKFFKLAWDAVGSEFASRHSQYEMFYAGANFVTKGHSFRSFDWDSCTQLVDRMLDSYSLEDELKTTKSSAA encoded by the coding sequence ATGGTTAAGACCGGCGCTCAACACATTGCATCACTTAATGACGGTCGTTCCGTCTATATCAACGGCGAACATGCGGGCGACGTTAGCGTCCATCCCGCCTTTCGCAGAACCGTCCAGTCGACGGGCAAGCTATATGATTTCCAGTCGCGTCCTGAAAATTTGGACCTGATGACCTATCAGGTCGGTGAAAACAGTGACTTGAGAGCCAATCGGATTTGGCAGCTGCCCAGGTCATACGGGGAGCTGGTCGAGCGCCGAAAAGCGCTGGTTGCATGGACCGAAATCCATGGTGGCTTTCTGGGGCGAGCCCCGGACCACGTCGCATCGTGTATTTCGGGCATGTATATGGGAATCGACGTCTTCGAGTCCTACGACAGCAACCGCGCCAAGGCTCTGGCCGAATATTATCGCTACGCGCGGGACAATGAGCTCTACCTCACCTACGTGATCATCAATCCCCAGGCTGATCGTTCCAAGGCCGCCAATGAGCAGCAGGATCCGTTCCTTACTGCCGGTGTGGTTGATCAGGATGCCGAAGGTTTGACCATTCGTGGGGCAAAGATGCTCGCGACGGGCGGAATCATGGCCAATGAGGTCTTTGTGACCTGCATCCAGCCCTTGCGTGAGGGCGAAGAGCCATACGCCGTTTCCTTTGCTATTCCCATGAATGCAAAGGGTCTAAAGATCCTTTCGCGCCGCTCGTACGAACAAGCTGCAACCAGCGTCTATGACTACCCGCTCGCCAGCCGGTTCGACGAGAATGACGCTGTCCTATATTTTGATGACGTCAAGGTTCCCTGGGACCGGGTTTTTGTAAACCAGGACACGGCGATGTGCATGAAACAATTCATGGCCACCCCGGCTCACGTCTACCAAAACTACCAGGCCCAGATCCGCCTCATGGTCAAAATGCGGTTCTTGGTCGGTATCGCCCGCAAGATCGCCGATACCAACGGCATCATCAATTTTCCTCCAGTCAAGGAGACGCTGGGAAAGCTGGCCGCCCAGAACAATCTCGTGGATTCTCTCGTTCATGCAATGGAGATCAAGGGACAATCTCGGAACGGTTATTTCATCCCCGACACGCACACGCTCTACTCAGCTCAGGTTCTCACCCAAGAGCTCTATGGGCAGGTCATCACGACTCTGCGCGAACTGGCGGGTGGCGGTCTGATCATGTTGCCCTCATCCGTCGAGGATTTTGCCAATCCAGAATTGCGCGAGCTCATTGGCAAAACCCAGCAATCGCCGACGTCATCGTCCGAAGGCCGCGTGAAATTCTTCAAGCTTGCATGGGACGCCGTGGGCTCGGAGTTTGCTTCCCGTCATAGCCAGTACGAAATGTTTTATGCGGGCGCCAATTTTGTCACCAAGGGGCACAGCTTCCGCTCGTTTGACTGGGACAGCTGCACCCAGTTGGTCGATCGCATGCTCGACAGCTATTCGCTCGAGGACGAGCTCAAGACAACCAAATCATCAGCGGCGTAA